ACCTAATAATTATTCCCTATTATCACTTGACAATTAAACTAGTAAGCAAAAGAAATATGATAGATGTTTGGGATAattaaatgtacttttttttagacatttgatttttttgttaatCTATATGACAttctaattttatgtttatttattttctctttacagCCTTTGTTCTTATATGTCTCTAAGACTATTCGTGTATGttattcaattgctcagttgtatctgactccttgtggccccatagactacagcatgccaggtttccctgtccatcaccaactcccggagcttactcaaactcatgtccattgaattggtgatgctatccaaccatttcatcctctgttgtccctttctcatcctgccttcaatctttcccagcatcagggtcttttccaatgagtcagttcttcacatcaggcggccaaagtattggagtttcagctttagcatcagtccttccaatgaatattcaggattgatttcttttagtattgactggttggatctccctgcagtccaagggactctcaagagtcttctccaacaccacagtttaaaagcatctgttcttcagtgctcagccttgtttatggtccaaatctcacatccatatatgactactggaaaaaccataactttgactagatgaacctttgttggcaaagtaatgtctctgctttttaatatgctgtctagagttgttataacttttctttcaaggagcaagcgcctttattttcatgactgcagtcaccatctgcattgattttggagcccaagaaaaggagaTGTGATTTAAACCACATGGAGATACTATTATACACACACCAGAATCTGTTGTTtgtccatttaaaattattatttaaactgTATCCTCTTTTACAActaaattatttaacataataACAAAAAAGTAAGTTACTAATACTTCAAtaataaagagataaaatatgtaaaaattatttttaaatgagaaacatCATCACGAACTGGTCACTTAAAACAGCCCCTCTCtctgaggaaggaaagaataccatCCATCTAGCAgctatcagactgcagccactccctacatTGAactctgaggaaactcaggatgtgaaaacaccgGATACTGGctcctgtgttttttttaaggTGCTTATCAAAGAAATGATTTTAGTGAGCCCAGGCTCTtacatcttcccaacacagaaaaGTGCTGAATTCCTTTacttaagatatatatattttttaattaacaataatcttttgctattcagactacctgccctttatGCAAAACTCCTGTATATCTTGGGTCCCCTTCCCCTAGcttccttggagcagttctctcttgctgcttcctGGACTTAAGATCCTAAAAcgtcccaccaaataaaatataacaataaaatgaaataaaatttcctcAAGAATCTGTCCTGCCTCTATCTGCCTAGTAGGAACAGTCTTCAGATATGATAGAGGGGATAGCCTTGATATCTATAGGATTGCCTTTATGCTATTATACTAGTGTGTCCTTTCCTTTTAGGTATATGCCTGAGTCTTTAGTATTTTTTCTCTCAATCACTGTCATCCAAGTGATACTAGAATGTTGACCATAACCAGCCTCTTTCAGAGTGATAACAACAGATCACCCTATGACCCAGATCTAAGGAATACTGACTCCTggagttacacatatatatggagtttatgCCCCAATTTAAGCCTAGGATAGCAATAGAAATAGTCTATTATTCATGGAAAGTACATTCATGGAGGGTTACAGtgcttattgaatttttaaaaaaatttattctgaTTTTGGCAGCAATTAAGAAGAGGCTTCACCTGGGGGAGATCAATGATGAAGTTAAGAAAAACCATGATCAGACCAATTGTAATGAGGTGAGTTTGTTAAAGACCTTGAGAAATTGACTGCTATATATTAagatagataaaatagataatgaagaaaatatttacagaagaatAAATATAATTAGTAAAGCACAGTATGTTTTATTATCACTAAtaaccaaagaaatacaaatcacaAAATTCATATTGTTTCTTGCTTTTCAAATTAGTACATTATATTTTGAAGACAGTGGTATCTAAGACAAAGGAGAAACAGTTGGTAGCATCATTTCTGGCTTTAAACTGGGTCCATTACCGATTAATCCACTAAGCCAGTTCAGGAGTGATTCTAACTGAGGAAATGCTGTGCAAAGGAGTCTAATAAAATGTTACTTGTAAGGGTGAAAGTCTAACTCAAATTGTGTTCCAAACAGTGTAAAGAAGTGAATTCTAAAAATGTAACAGTGAAATATGCTTTTAATGACATTCTCAGGAAACGGATTAATCAACTATGAAGAAGATGCATAACAGAATGTTAAGATAACTAAAACTTATGTTTATTATGTCTTTGAGTCAATATGGAAAAACTCTTACAATATTAAGTATTTAAGTCGAATACACACTTGCGTAAACTATATGATTGTTACCAGGCATAAAGTACAGAATATTATGAGAAATTGATTTGGACTTCTCCTCTTATGCCAGAATTGAAACTAGGGCTCACAAAGAAAAAGCTATATTCTTTGTTttcgttgctgttcagttgccaagtcatgtccagctctttgtgaccctatggactgcagtatacaaggctcccctgtccttcactatctctcagagtttgctcaaactcctgtccattgagtcagggatgctatccaactgtctcgtcttctgttgcccacttctcctgccctcaatctttcccagcatctataTTTTTATGACCAACAATTGTGGTCAGATACCTTTTATATGGCCTTAGTAATAGCTGCCAGACCAGATCTGCCAGTGTTAACCATGCCACTCCTGTTTCCGATGTGTCTAAGAAATCTGGAAGATATTTTGAGAGAGTGCAGAAGTCTATGATGTCTTCATCATATGGAAAAGAGTGGTGTTTGATTTGGCCCCAAAATTATTTCCCATTAGATCTTTTCCATGTCTAAATCAGACAGATGACTATTAGTAGGGTAATATGAGAGCTCATTCCTCTATTTGTAATAAGTAgaggaatttaaattttataaatttaaatttatgtttttaacatTGGGAAATGAAAAACCTTATTAGTCATATAGAATCAAGTGAttattacagtgaaaataaaataaacttccaATAATTTGCTGTATATATTCCAAGTCCACTGGTCACAGAGTAATCCCTTACTATAAGGAAATGAATGTGTGGTAGGTGCTATGATCGATAAGCTTATGTCACAAAAAGTGTTACCAAATGTGAGTAGAAACAGCTATgggtaatgaaatattttttaaaaaaaccacagTTAGTATGTCATATATCAATGTCTGCCTATTGATAAATAATTTTAGTACTATATGACATCTAGGAGAAAATGTATGTGTAAAATCAATAATTTAATTATTCTTGAAGTTAATCAAATgccaaggaaaaataaatgctaaGATATTAAAAGGTATAATATGTTCCTATGCAAAATTTGTGATATTACCAAATCAATGTATTtggtaaaatttattatttattattttattattcagtcagttcaattgctcagtcatgtccaactctttgcaaccacatggactgtagcacaccaggcttccctgtccattaccagctcccacagcttgcttaaactcatgtccattgagttggtgatgccattcaaccatctcatcctctgtcgttcaccttctcctcctgccttcaatctttcccagcatcagggtctcttctaatgagtcagcctgtcgcatcaagtggccaaagttttggagtttcagcttcagcatcagtccttccaatgaatgttcaggattgatttcttttaggattgactggtttgattttattattagagaaaaggaATTTAATAAGCCTCTTTTTGAGTAAATTGTTATTGTAGGATGGGCAGCTAGTGAGAGACTGAAACAGTTCTGCAAAGTTCAGAGGATGGAAATGGATGAAAGGGGGTCACCAAGAAGTGGAACAATTATACAATGGGTAGGcagatattataaaattattcactttaaaaattatgctctaaaattatgatttaaaattgttcactttaaaattttaaaaggaggcaggaggaaaaggggatgacagagaatgagatggttgaatggcattgctgactcaatgaatataagtttgagcaaattctgggagatggtgaaggacagggaagcctggtgtgcagcagtccatgtggtcacaaagagtcagacacgactaagcgactgaacaacaacaaaaattatgcCCAGAACCCATGCTGttttaccatatttttaaaaaactgtagtgacttttaaaaactcaaatcGAGAATGACTGCCCTTCAGTTGCAGATCCAGGCAGGCATTTTTGGACCAGTAACCATCTTGACCCAAACCATAGCTAGTGGTTCTGTATTGTACCAGTGAGTCTGACTTTCCTTATTCTGTGTTTCCAGAATGTTCCCCTCTCCAGTGATGTGTTCCCAGGTAAATCTTGGTAAAGGAAATTAGTAGGACTCCCCAGGAGCTGAAATTAATCTGTGAGCCACTGCTGGCAAGAAACGGAAGAGTCTGGGGAAGGTTTACATGAAACATCTATCCCTGAAAGCAAACTCAACTTTTCCTCAGAACCTTTATCTCTTACTTATATCAAAGGCCACTCAGTTGAAGTTCATTGTTTTCCTTCCTGTGACCTCCAAGTTTATGACTCTTTACCCAATAATCTATATTTTCTTAATAGTAAAGTTATActtagtaaaagtgaaagttgctcagctgtgtctgactctttgcaaccccatggactatacagtccttggaatcctccagaccagaatattggagtgggtagcctttgccttctccagaggatcttcccaacccatcgatagaacccaggtctcctgcattgcaggcaggttctttaccagctgagccacaagggaggcccaagaatactggagtgggtagcctaccccttctccagcggattttcctgactcaggaatcaaaccggggtctcctgcattacaggcagattcttttccaactgagctatcagggaagaccttcTCAGtgcatttttctaaattcagtttaaaGTAGTGATTCAATATACAAATACTTTACCTAATAAGACCAAAGTGAATATTTGGGGAGTACTGGGgacaatgagtcaacactttcaTGACCACATTTTCTGGATTGAGATAGTTATTTAGTTCATCATTTCCCCTGTATTTAGACTACCCCAACATCTCTCTGCTATGtctgtgctcatttcatatgcaCTGCTAATTTATCTTGTAACATATCACTTTGCATAGAGCCAGGAAATTTTTCTTAGTGAGAACTCTCATAATGTCTAACTGGCATCATTTTATCCTGATTCTCCATTCTCCTCtggctttattttttcatctggaCCATCGAATATATTTTCCCAGTGTTCTTCTCACAGCTGCCTTTACTTTCTTGTTCTTCAGGCTATAGATGAGAGGATTCATCATGGGAGTGACCACACCATACTGCACAGAGAAGATCAACTCCAGAGGGGATCCTGAAGTTGGCATGAGATAGCGGAGAAACCCAGAGGCAAAGAAGAAGCTCACTGCAGTGAGGTGGGACGAGCAGGTGGAGAAGGTCTTGCTTCGGCCTATGGTGGATCCGATGCTCAGAATGGTGGAGACAATACGAGCATAGGAAAAGACTATTGGGAGGAGGGTCCCAAATCCATGCATCAGGCTGGAACACAGCAGGACTGTGAGGTTGATGGAGACATCAGAGCAGgacagagggaagagagagggcaCCTCACAGCTGTAGTGGCTAATGGTATGGTTCTCGCAGAAGTCCAGGTTGGCAGCTAGAAGGGTGTTAATAAATGCGTTCAAAGAAGCCAAACCCCAAGAGCCACATACAAGCTGTACACACAACTGTTTCTTCATTATTTGTCCATAGAGTAGAGGGTGGCAGATGGCggcatagcggtcataggccattgcTGAGAGCAGAAAGCACTCAGCTCCAGCAGTAATAAGCGCAAAGAAGCCTTGAGCCAGGCAGCCCCTTACTGAGATTGTTTTTGTCTCAGATAGGAGGTCCTTCAGCATCTTGGGCACAGTGACTGAAGATAAACAAAGATCCAGTAGAGAGAGATGACTCAGGAAGAAGAACATGGGCGTGTGAAGGTGAGAATCAGCCCTGACCACCAGCAGCATCATCAGGTTCCCCATTAGTGTCAAGAGGTAAATCTTTAGGAACAACACAAAGAGCAGAGCCTGGATGTGTGGGTCAGTAGACAGCCCGAGGAGGAGGAATTGAGTGATGATACTGTGGTTCCCTAAAGTCATTTGCACAGGTTATTCCCTAGAAATGATGTAAAAAGGCATGACAGCAAACTTCTGATATTGCCCAATGATTTTCTCAAAGCATTTATTCTCTTCTTGTATCACTattgttcaataaacatttttgtcCTCTGTTAGACCTAGGCATCTGGAATATAAAGATCATCAAGGGGTGGTTTCAGCTCTTAAAATGGTCCCACTCCATGGAATAATATGGATTTAACACCAATAAATATTGGGTTGGTaagaaagttcatttggattttctcaTAAATTggaatggaaaaacccaaacaaactattttggccaacccaataataacACAGTATTATTTATGTAATGGATAATACAATTGCAATTTTGAGAGGGTTCATTTGTGACATTTTATTGAGAATATTTGAGcacaattttaaagaaagtatCTGATTAAGCTTGGAAAACATTTATCAGAGACATGTGGTTTCCATGAACTGAGGCTcaagactgaaaaaaatcaagCCATGTTTGGTAAAAACATAAGTAGTTCTGAAAAACTAATGCCTAGGGCTTGAGTGGGCATTGTTGACCTGTGGCTAACCATGTGGGCTTGTCCTTCAGACtaggttcaaatctcagctctaccATTGatgagctgtgtgactttgtgTAAGATACATAAAACTCTGCCTCATTTgcctcatgtgtaaaatgcagTTAATAACAGCATTGTGGACAATGTTTATCTGGGAGGAAGTTCTGTAGAGAATTTTGAATAAACTCTGAGTTACTAATGGATAAGAAACCAGTTTGGGCCCAACTTTTAAAGATACGTATTAGACAGGCACTTGCCTATTTGTCTCAAATCTTTGTTATGGTAATATTCTTAATATTtccaaacaagaaagaaatacGACATGTGTTTCAGCAGCAGATGTCTGAAAAATCAAAATAGATATTAGAAgcatgggaaaaaaatcacagtactgtggagagtttgggggaaaatattaacttattattagtttttaatttggctgcactgcatttTGGTTGTGggatgcaggatctttttttagttgcagcatgagaacactcagttgtggtgtgtgggatctagttccctgaccagggatcaaacctaggctccctgcattgggaacatgtattcttaaccactggaccacagggaagtccctaaatattAACTTATATATAAAACTCTTCAAAAGAACCTATTCTTATAAGAAACTATTCAATGACAGTAAGAAATCTAACATATTATTGTTTATTATAAttagatatatttattaaaatatataattggaATATCATTTAGCCTTAGAAAAGAAGGGGACCCTGtaattttgcaaaatgaaagaaTTGAGAGGACATTATGATATATGGAGTATGCCAGACACAGAATGAAAAATACTGCATGGTCTAATTtgtctgtggaatctaaaaatgtgaAATCATAG
This genomic stretch from Muntiacus reevesi chromosome 4, mMunRee1.1, whole genome shotgun sequence harbors:
- the LOC136166105 gene encoding olfactory receptor 8S1-like encodes the protein MTLGNHSIITQFLLLGLSTDPHIQALLFVLFLKIYLLTLMGNLMMLLVVRADSHLHTPMFFFLSHLSLLDLCLSSVTVPKMLKDLLSETKTISVRGCLAQGFFALITAGAECFLLSAMAYDRYAAICHPLLYGQIMKKQLCVQLVCGSWGLASLNAFINTLLAANLDFCENHTISHYSCEVPSLFPLSCSDVSINLTVLLCSSLMHGFGTLLPIVFSYARIVSTILSIGSTIGRSKTFSTCSSHLTAVSFFFASGFLRYLMPTSGSPLELIFSVQYGVVTPMMNPLIYSLKNKKVKAAVRRTLGKYIRWSR